One region of Pseudomonas alvandae genomic DNA includes:
- a CDS encoding amidohydrolase family protein, with the protein MFACLLAVASSAAVAREYAYSDAHLHYVDFFQETAGMPKLLKAMAENRIEHVMISGVPVAKKWHEDEPKRPRYYAGDDADAYWYSATDVIVAAAVSKLPAEQRQHFHPFLSGFNPNDKNSDAHIQRMLDLYPGLWQGIGEVFTRHDDLTALTSGDTPRANNEAMTRIYHLAAENDLPVMLHSNITSKREKNPLYLAEIEEPLRNHPHTRFIWAHAGTSMEIHRHQTQLTFLLPTLTRMLESYPNLFIDLSWSLLTPYLLDEAGKPRDEWLKLVERFPERFMVGSDVVGRFNKLGKELHSFDPFLDALPEDVARKVARDNFLAILPRSVAME; encoded by the coding sequence ATGTTCGCTTGTCTGCTGGCCGTTGCGAGCAGCGCCGCCGTGGCCCGCGAATATGCCTACAGTGATGCACACCTGCATTACGTCGATTTCTTCCAGGAAACCGCCGGCATGCCCAAGCTGCTCAAGGCGATGGCGGAAAATCGCATCGAGCACGTCATGATTTCCGGCGTGCCCGTGGCGAAGAAATGGCACGAAGACGAACCCAAGCGCCCGCGTTATTACGCCGGTGACGATGCGGACGCCTACTGGTACAGCGCCACCGATGTGATTGTCGCTGCGGCGGTCTCCAAGCTCCCCGCCGAACAACGCCAGCACTTCCATCCGTTCCTGTCAGGCTTCAACCCCAACGACAAGAACTCCGACGCCCATATCCAGCGCATGCTCGATCTCTATCCGGGGCTGTGGCAAGGCATTGGCGAAGTATTCACGCGCCACGACGACCTGACGGCGCTGACCTCGGGCGACACGCCCCGCGCCAACAACGAGGCCATGACGCGGATCTATCACCTGGCGGCAGAGAACGACCTGCCGGTGATGCTGCATTCCAACATCACTTCCAAGCGTGAGAAAAATCCGCTGTACCTGGCGGAAATCGAAGAGCCGTTGCGTAATCATCCACACACACGGTTCATCTGGGCTCATGCTGGCACGAGCATGGAGATTCACCGGCATCAGACCCAACTGACCTTCCTCCTGCCAACCCTGACGCGGATGCTCGAGTCTTATCCCAATCTTTTCATCGACCTGTCCTGGAGCCTGCTCACGCCGTATTTGCTGGATGAGGCGGGCAAGCCCCGGGATGAATGGTTGAAGCTGGTAGAGCGCTTCCCGGAGCGCTTCATGGTGGGGTCGGACGTAGTAGGGCGATTCAACAAGTTGGGTAAGGAATTGCACAGCTTCGATCCGTTCCTCGATGCCTTGCCCGAGGATGTAGCGAGGAAGGTGGCGCGGGATAACTTTTTGGCGATATTGCCTCGCTCAGTGGCAATGGAATAG
- a CDS encoding DUF3859 domain-containing protein, with product MHLTRSSALLALLLTCGLAQAEVRVEGPVEYGVFEGPKAELQSGERVLRRSNEQIRQTESVPAKLGTKFGMRYQLAGKIENDQPLTLLYFTPGIRTPDGVRHDKFEVIQKLVPGAPQDVMAYEFTESHEVVPGEWRFMVFQGDRLLTQQRFVVR from the coding sequence ATGCACCTCACCCGTTCAAGCGCACTGCTCGCGTTGTTGTTGACCTGCGGCCTGGCCCAGGCGGAAGTCCGTGTCGAAGGCCCGGTGGAATATGGGGTCTTCGAAGGGCCGAAGGCCGAGTTGCAGTCGGGCGAGCGGGTCCTGCGTCGCAGCAATGAGCAGATCCGCCAGACCGAAAGTGTTCCGGCCAAGCTGGGCACAAAGTTCGGCATGCGCTACCAGTTGGCGGGCAAGATCGAGAATGACCAGCCGCTGACCTTGCTGTATTTCACGCCGGGCATCCGTACGCCCGATGGCGTGCGCCACGACAAGTTCGAAGTCATCCAGAAACTGGTGCCCGGCGCGCCGCAGGACGTCATGGCCTACGAATTCACCGAAAGCCACGAAGTGGTACCGGGGGAGTGGCGGTTCATGGTGTTCCAGGGTGATCGGCTGCTGACGCAGCAGCGGTTTGTCGTGCGCTAA